Proteins encoded in a region of the Anaerolineae bacterium genome:
- a CDS encoding proline--tRNA ligase, with translation MRFSQLFGRTLRDNPAEAEIISHRLLQRAGFIKPLAAGIYTQMPLGWRVCQKIIEIFRFEMDALGCQEMLMPLLNPAEVWQKTGRWHSVGPELLRFKDRNQRNFVLAMTHEEAFTHLLTTELESYKQLPLLVYHIQSKVRDEPRPRGGLIRVREFIMKDAYSVHVDQADMDRFYPRMVQAYRNIYAACDLRTVEVEADSGMMGGSASHEFMVVSDSGEDTIFISNDGAYAANAERAVFDKGAPPQEEPAKLEEVHTPNCQTIAEVANFLGVPQTRTVKAVFYIAENETQDFIFVVIRGDLPVNEVKLFNALGGLDFRDATEAEIEAVGAVPGYASPIGLNKDLGHGRRLIIVADDSAVNFPNLVGGANKPGYHLKNTSAGRDYEPDIVADIALARAGDKCAGRNSALASYRGIEVGHCFDLGRRYSQAMGVTFLDENGQAQTPIMGSYGIGVGRLMAAIVEQHHDEHGITWPETVAPFDLYLVSLGKGPEEETSRQAEALYQELLDAGIETLFDDRRESPGVKFADADLIGIPWRATVSARSLQQGGVEVKRRREPEKKIIPLADFMDFVFEEIWG, from the coding sequence ATGCGCTTCTCTCAACTTTTTGGCCGCACGCTACGGGATAATCCCGCCGAAGCAGAAATCATCAGCCATCGCCTGTTGCAGCGAGCCGGTTTTATCAAACCCCTGGCGGCAGGTATCTATACCCAAATGCCGCTGGGCTGGCGGGTCTGCCAAAAAATCATAGAAATTTTCCGGTTTGAAATGGACGCCCTGGGCTGCCAGGAAATGTTGATGCCCCTGCTCAATCCGGCGGAAGTTTGGCAAAAAACGGGCCGCTGGCACAGCGTTGGCCCCGAATTGCTCCGGTTCAAAGATCGCAACCAACGAAACTTTGTGCTGGCCATGACCCACGAGGAGGCGTTCACCCACCTACTCACCACCGAATTAGAATCCTACAAACAACTGCCCCTGCTGGTTTATCACATCCAAAGCAAAGTGCGCGACGAGCCGCGCCCCCGGGGCGGCCTGATCCGGGTGCGCGAATTCATTATGAAGGATGCTTATTCGGTGCACGTTGACCAGGCCGACATGGACCGTTTTTATCCCAGGATGGTGCAGGCGTATCGCAACATTTATGCTGCCTGCGACCTACGCACCGTGGAGGTGGAAGCCGACTCCGGCATGATGGGCGGCAGCGCCTCGCACGAATTTATGGTGGTCAGCGACAGCGGGGAAGACACCATCTTTATCAGCAACGACGGCGCTTATGCCGCCAACGCCGAACGGGCCGTTTTTGATAAGGGCGCTCCGCCTCAAGAAGAGCCGGCCAAGTTAGAAGAAGTGCACACCCCCAATTGCCAGACCATTGCCGAGGTGGCCAACTTTTTGGGCGTGCCCCAAACCCGCACGGTCAAAGCCGTGTTCTACATTGCCGAAAATGAAACCCAGGACTTTATTTTTGTGGTCATTCGCGGCGATTTGCCGGTCAACGAGGTTAAATTGTTCAATGCGTTGGGCGGCCTGGATTTTCGGGATGCCACCGAGGCGGAAATTGAGGCGGTGGGCGCTGTGCCCGGTTACGCCTCGCCCATTGGCTTGAACAAGGATTTGGGCCATGGCCGCCGGCTGATCATTGTGGCCGACGACTCGGCGGTCAATTTCCCCAATCTGGTCGGCGGGGCGAACAAACCCGGCTATCACCTTAAAAACACTAGCGCGGGCCGGGACTACGAGCCGGACATTGTGGCCGATATTGCCCTGGCCCGGGCCGGCGACAAATGCGCGGGCCGCAACAGCGCGCTGGCCTCGTACCGGGGCATTGAGGTGGGCCACTGTTTTGACCTGGGCCGGCGCTACAGCCAGGCCATGGGCGTTACTTTTTTGGACGAGAACGGCCAGGCCCAAACGCCCATTATGGGCAGTTATGGCATTGGCGTGGGCCGTTTGATGGCCGCCATTGTGGAACAGCACCACGACGAGCACGGCATTACCTGGCCGGAAACGGTGGCCCCCTTTGACTTGTATCTTGTCTCGTTGGGCAAAGGGCCGGAGGAAGAAACCAGCCGGCAGGCCGAGGCGTTATATCAGGAGTTGCTCGACGCGGGCATTGAGACGCTGTTTGACGACCGCCGCGAAAGCCCCGGTGTCAAATTCGCCGACGCCGACCTCATCGGCATCCCCTGGCGAGCCACGGTGAGCGCCCGCAGTTTGCAGCAGGGCGGGGTGGAGGTCAAACGCCGCCGAGAGCCGGAGAAAAAGATTATTCCGTTGGCTGATTTTATGGATTTTGTGTTTGAGGAGATTTGGGGGTAA